In Candidatus Paceibacterota bacterium, one DNA window encodes the following:
- a CDS encoding prepilin-type N-terminal cleavage/methylation domain-containing protein gives MFKNSKENSFTLLNSEKRELQSRYSTGFTILELIVVITIIAILTGIVLIGVFDVRERARESSLKVYTGSIENQLGSIIAGAWYFEEAKGIIIKDFSGNENQGTIYGATWNTTNQLNGLNYTLQFNGTSDYIALPNDLGYKDQVSAFAWVKTTGSPAGTYHIVFGGQYLEISIYYTGLLRTGLYTSGGRFVSNHGSGLTDGNWHHVGFTFDGSTKKTYIDGQYMGSLGTTGNLIGSFADRTIGRYGSSTAYYLNGEIAEAMILSRGITDEEVKLLYNSRKQ, from the coding sequence ATGTTTAAAAATTCTAAAGAAAATTCTTTTACCTTGTTGAATTCCGAAAAGCGGGAGCTACAAAGTCGCTATTCAACAGGGTTTACTATTCTTGAGTTAATCGTTGTAATTACAATAATTGCTATTTTAACAGGAATTGTTTTAATTGGGGTTTTTGACGTGAGAGAAAGAGCGAGAGAATCAAGTTTAAAAGTTTATACGGGAAGTATAGAGAATCAATTAGGCTCCATTATCGCAGGGGCTTGGTATTTTGAAGAAGCAAAAGGAATAATAATTAAGGATTTTAGTGGAAATGAAAACCAGGGAACTATATATGGAGCTACTTGGAATACCACAAACCAACTTAATGGACTAAACTATACTTTACAATTTAACGGCACTAGTGATTATATTGCTTTGCCAAATGATCTTGGATATAAAGACCAGGTTTCTGCTTTTGCATGGGTTAAAACAACAGGATCTCCTGCTGGCACATATCATATTGTTTTTGGTGGACAGTATCTTGAAATAAGTATTTATTATACAGGGCTTTTAAGGACGGGGCTTTATACAAGTGGTGGCAGATTTGTTTCAAATCATGGATCTGGTTTAACAGATGGAAATTGGCATCATGTTGGTTTTACTTTTGATGGCTCAACAAAAAAAACCTATATCGATGGTCAGTATATGGGGTCTTTGGGCACTACTGGTAATTTGATAGGATCTTTTGCAGACAGGACAATAGGAAGATATGGTTCATCAACGGCATATTATCTTAATGGCGAAATAGCAGAAGCTATGATTTTAAGCCGTGGAATAACAGATGAAGAAGTAAAATTATTATATAATTCAAGAAAACAATAA
- a CDS encoding M23 family metallopeptidase yields MKKIIIFILIFLTIILIGAGILFCYQKGSQSSEINNLPTIQPDVSPTAIKKEKEISKLSFPIAEFEERITKKTFGIYITPQNSPVRPERFSGYHTGVDVEYENTMEEVPIYAIYDCEVILKRWVSGYGGTIILKCDIVNQEFYILYGHLSEESFIKKNTVKKGERIAILGKGKTRETDFERKHLHFAIMKNNLDLRGYVQNNKELENWYDPIDFYKNFK; encoded by the coding sequence ATGAAAAAAATAATAATTTTTATTCTAATTTTTTTGACAATTATCCTTATTGGAGCAGGGATATTATTTTGTTATCAAAAAGGCAGTCAATCTTCAGAAATAAATAACTTGCCCACAATACAACCAGATGTTTCACCGACAGCAATAAAGAAAGAAAAAGAAATATCAAAATTATCTTTCCCAATAGCGGAATTTGAAGAAAGAATAACAAAAAAAACTTTTGGAATTTATATAACCCCTCAAAATTCTCCAGTTCGGCCTGAGCGTTTCTCGGGCTATCATACGGGCGTTGATGTTGAATATGAAAATACTATGGAAGAAGTTCCGATTTATGCAATTTACGATTGCGAGGTTATTTTGAAAAGATGGGTTTCGGGGTACGGTGGAACAATAATTTTAAAGTGCGATATTGTAAATCAAGAATTTTATATTCTTTACGGACATTTATCAGAAGAAAGTTTTATTAAAAAAAATACCGTAAAGAAGGGAGAGAGAATTGCGATTCTTGGCAAGGGAAAAACAAGAGAAACAGATTTTGAAAGGAAACATCTCCATTTTGCAATAATGAAAAATAATCTTGATCTCAGGGGTTATGTACAAAATAATAAAGAATTAGAAAATTGGTACGATCCGATAGATTTCTATAAAAATTTTAAATAA